CTCCGCCGCCACTGGCAAACGACGCCAGCAGCGGCTCCGCGCTCCGGGACAGGGCTCCTCACTTCGACGAACCCTCGGCAGATGAAGAGCGTGGCCAAGCGGCTCTTGGCAAACAACGCCAACAGCCGCTTGGCCACGACCGTAGGATTTACATGCGGGAGGGCCCGCACCCCGGCCCTTCGGGGTCGCAAGCTCCAAAAGGTGCGTCTGCCCCCGCCGGGTCGTGCCCGGCAAACAGCGCCGGTCACTCCGTTCCGGCGGGGGCAGCCGAACCTGAGGATTCCGATGCCGGTGTCCGAGACCTCGAAGCCAGCCCGACAGAGACTCACAAACGACGTGAGTCACTGTCGGGCAGCAGCCGTGGTCAGGTTGCGCGATGCCCCAAGAGCGGAACTGCTGCGCAGATCCGCAGGGAGCGTATTCCCGAGACCCGCCGCTTTGCCCTGCCGCCACTTCACACCCTCGGGCAGGGTAGCCCGCCGTGGAGTGGAAGCAAGGTAGTAACGCCAAGAGCCGCTAAGGTCGCAAAAGACGCGCCCTAAGCGGCTCTAGGCGTTCTCCACCTTGCTTCCACTCCACGGCGGGCTACTGATCCTGCCGGGTGTGAAGCGTCGGCAGGGCAAAGCGGCTCCGTGGTTGTTCACACGCTCAGGTTTTGAAGCTTCGCACTGAGGATTTTGATCCCCTCCCGTCCCCAGGGAAGCGGGTGCTCGCATCAGCATCAGCCTCGAGAAGCTCGGCGTCAACACTTTTTGTGCCCCTCAAAGGTTCCACGTGGAACCTTTAGCGCTTGTTTTCTATGTATTTTCCTCTTGCCGTACTCGCTATGTGTGCTATACTGTATTTATCTACAGCACACCGGAACCAGCCATGACCAACCTCGCCCGCGTCGCCCCCGCGCCCGTTCCCGCCCCGCGCGGCTTCTTCTCGGTCCCCGCGCGCCACGCCGGGCGCGTGGTCGCTCGCGTGTCCTCCTCCGGCTTGGTCTGGGCCTGGCGTGCCATGCGCAAGGGCGATCTGCCCTCGCCTCGCTGCCTCTTCGTGCCGGTTCGCAATCCCGCACACGCCGCCGCAGTCTCGGCCTGCGTCAAGGCCCAGGGCTGGCAAGCCCAGACCAAGCCCGGTACAGCTTGCGCGGTCTACCGCGCTGGTCCCCTCTCCGCTTTCGCCCCTCCTCTCGCGGTCAAGGTCAGGCTGCCCGCCGGTATCTCGTCCTCGGTCGCACGCGCCCAGCTCCGCGCGGCCTGGTTGAATCTGGTGCGGCCATGAACTCGCCCATGTCCCTGGTCATGCTCGCCGGCTCGCGCGATCTCGCGCCGGGCGAGGCCAACATCACCGCGGTTGTCGCGGATCTGGTCGCGGACGGGTCGCACCTGGTCACGGGCTGCGCCACGGGCGCCGATGCCCAGGTTATCCGTGCCGCCCTCGCCCAGGGTGCGCCTGGTGCTATGGCCCTATCGGTCCTCGCGGCTCACGGGCCGGTCGCGCCGTCGGCTCCCGCCTCGCGCTACTCGGCGCCGGGGTCCTGGTCCGGCTCTGCGGTCACGGTTGTCGCCGCAGCCCAGCGGGCCGGGGCCTCGGTGTCCTGGTGGTCCGGTGGCGGCCCGGATGTCGACCTGCGCGCCCGCTTGGCCCGCCGCTCGCTCGCCGCCGTGCGCCTGGTCGCGGCCAGTAGCTGTGGCTCATGCCTGGTCGCCTGGCCCTCGCGGTTGCCGTCGTATCCGTTCCGCGCCGGGCCTTGGCCCTCCTGCGGATCCGGAACTTGGGCCTCGGTCACCGCCGCTGCTCGGCTGGGTGTTCCGGTGGTGGTGTTCCCGGTCGGCGCTGTCGTCGAGCTGCCCCTGGCGTCCTGGCCCGCTCTCGCCGCCGGCGGCTCCTGGTCGCCGATCACATCCGGTGTCCTTGCCGGTGCGGCCGTCTGGTCGCCCCCTTCATCCCTTGACCTCTTCGCCTGATCGGAGGCTCACATGCGTTACTCCACCCATTGGCACTACCTCCCTGCAACCGTACAAGCGCAAGCCCGCGCGCGCTGGCCCTCGGGCGCACGCGCCGCCGGTCCCGGGGACTGGTACGAGTACGAGTACGAGATCGCCGAGCTCGATCCCGGTTATCAGCTGAGCGTCCTGCCCGCCATTACGGCCGATCACGCCCCTTGGTTGGCGCGCCTGGTCGGGCGCAAGGCCGTGAAGCCGTCGGCTCCGGTCGCGCGCGCTTTTCGCCGTTGGTGATCTCGGGGGGGTCTCGATGTATACCGGCTATCGTCGCTTTCGCGCGCTGTGTCGGGGATTCCGCAGCACGCCTTCTCCGCTGCCCCGCCGCATCTGGGGCCTCTTCCTCGCTTTGCTGCCGTTGGCGCCACGCCGCTGGTTGTTGCAGCTGGTCGCGCTTTGGACCAGCGCGCCGCCCTGGCTGGTTCGCGTCCTGTCGGGGCTCGGCGGCTACCTGGTGATGTCCGCCATTGCGCTTTTGGTGCTTTGGTTGTGGGGTCGCGTCGCTGCCCCGGTCTGCTCGGACACGTTCAAGCCGAGTTGCGCGCCCGCTCAGGCACTCAATCGCACTGGTCCCAATCTCGGGAAAAAGCAATCAAAACGTACACGATATTGACATTCTTCATTCCCGAAATACACGAATCGTGTATAATTGAGAAATGAAAACAGCTCGAATCCTTCCCGCCCTTTGGCGGGTACTCACCGCGCCGGCTGGCGCTCAACCCTTGGAGGTAGCAATGAGGCTAAACCTGTTTGACGGTGGCGTGATGATCTACGCCTACACGCGTGCCCAAGCGCTCGATGACGGGAGGCTCATCGATGTCACGGATCTGGCGTGTGATGCCGGATTCAAAGTCCCGGTCGCCCTAACGGCCAAGGTCTGGGCCGACTGCGTCGTGTGGGACCAGGCACGGGAGGTCGCCCCGCAAGACGAGACCGGGCGTCTCTGGGACCTGCTCGCCATGGCCCATTTGGCGGCTCGTGGTCGACCCCACTCCGGCCGCCTGACCTTCTCGGTCCTGCGGATCGGCTCCGGTCGACTACGCCCCTCGCGCGTGACTCTCGCCCTCGTCATCGGACCCGGAGACCGGGGCGAACCGGTCATCACCATCATGCAACCCGATGAGGACTAGTCATGAGTAATGCATCTTTCCGTGTTCACGACGTGGATCACATCGAAGTGACCGCAGCAACCGCGCCGCGTGATGGCGGTTTCGTGTGCTGGTGGCAGACGCTCACATTCTTCGATCGCGACGGGGTACAGCTGGGCGAGGTCGTCGCTTTCCTGAAACGCCCGGAAGCCGCGTTGCCGATCGGTGACCAGCCGCCCTATTGGGGCATGGACCTGTCAAAGCCGGCCGGATTGCTGGACGGGGGTAGCCCGTTCTGATGAGAGAGCGCTTAGGGGGATTGCCGCCCCCTAGCGCTCGGTTCCTAGCAGCCTGAGTCACAAGCAACGTAGGAGATACAAGCATGTTCCGCAAAGCCGAAAAACGTCAAGCCCGCCTCCGCCTGGCCCTGTGCGGCCCTTCGGGGTCCGGCAAGACCTACAGCGCGCTCCTGATCGCCCAAGGTCTCGCCCCCGGCGGCAAAATCGCCCTGATCGACACCGAGCGCGGGTCCGGCGAGTTGTACGCGGATCTCACCGCCTACGACGTCGCGCCGCTGGAGCCGCCCTACACGCCGGGGCGGTATATCGAGATCATCCGCGCCGCCGAGTCGGCCGGCTACGACGTGCTCGTCATTGACAGCCTCAGCCATGCCTGGACGGGGGAGGGCGGTATCCTCGACATGCACGACCGCGCGACATCCGCCAGCCGCTCGGGTAACTCGTTTGCCGCCTGGCGCGAGGTGACCCCAAAGCATAACGCTTTGGTGGACGCCATCATCGGGGCCGGTCTGCATGTCGTCGTAACCATGCGCACGAAGACGGCCTACGACCTCACGGACGACGGCACCGGCAAGAAGAAGCCGATCAAGATCGGCTTGTCCCCGGTCCAACGCGACGGCATGGAATACGAGTTCACCACCGTGGTGGATCTCAGCGTGGACAACCATGTCGCCACGGCGACGAAGGATCGGACCCGGCTGTTCGACGGCGAGCATTTCGTGCCGACGGTCGCGACCGGCGAGGCCCTGCGCGACTGGCTCAATATCGGCAAGGACCCGGCCGCCGAATCCAAGCGCACCCTCAAGGCGCTGAAGGCGAGCGCGACGCGGATCGGCAGCGTGCCCGAGCTGGAAACCTGGTGGCGGTCGCGCTCCGCCGAGATCGGGCTCCTCACGCCGTCGGATCGCGAGACGCTGACCGGTCACTGTGCCGGTCGAAAGCTCGCGATCATCGAGTCCGCCGCCAAGGCGCGCGCGACCGAGGAGAACGAGGAGCACGAGGAGACACCCAAGCGCCGCGGTAACGGTGAAGACCGCCCCGCCGCCGGGATCGACGCCCTCAAGGCGGCCACCCTCTAAACACCAACCATGGAAGCGCGGCCCGAAAGGGCCGCGCAAGGAGAACGAAGGATGAAACCGACGATCAAGCTCTACGACCTGTCATCCGACTACTTGGCCGCCTTGGACGCCCTCGCCGAGATCGAGGATCTGCCGCCCGAGGCGATCGCCGACACGCTCGACGGTCTCGCGGGTGCGTGGGAGGACAAGGCGCTCAACGTCGCCCGTTATGTCCGCAACCTGGAGGCCGAGGCCGCCGCCATCGATGAGGCGAAGAAAAGGATGGATGCGCGCGCCAAATCCACCGCTAGCCGGGCCGCCCGGCTCAAGTCATACCTCAAGGCCGAGCTAGAGCGCACGGGCTTGAAGCCCAAGGCGCCGGATCTGGCGCTCCGGCTCCAAAACAACCCGAAGTCGGTGGCGATCGATGACGCAGCCCTGATACCCGAGGAGTACCGCCACACGGAGACGGTGGAAACGATCCTAAAGGCTGAGATCGCCGCCGCCCTGAAGTCCGGCAAAGCGATTCCTGGTGCGCACCTGGTGCACAGCCAACGGCTGGTGATTCAATAGACCCCAACCAACGCGCCAAGGACGGCGCGCCATCACGGAGAGATCGACATGAGCGGCATCAACAAAGTGATTCTGATCGGCAACCTCGGAGCGGATCCCGAGATCCGCTACACCCCGAGCGGCGACGCCGTGGCGACGCTCCGGATCGCGACGAGCGAGACTTGGAAGGACAAGCAGACCGGCGAGCGGATGGAGCGCACCGAGTGGCACCGCGTCATCCTCTGGCGCCGACTCGGCGAGATCGCCCAGCAGTACCTGCGCAAGGGCTCGAAGGTCTACATCGAGGGCAAGCTCACGACCCGGAAGTGGACCGATCAGTCGGGCCAGGATCGTTACACGACCGAGATCCAGGGCAACGAGATGCAGATGCTCGACGGTCGGCCGGCCGAAGCCGGCGAGCGCCCGCGCGGATCCGCCGGCTACAACCGCTCGACCGAGTCACCGCGTGCTCAGGCGCCGGAACCGCCGCCGGCTGACTTCGACGACGATATTCCGTTCTAGAAGTTCTGAGAAACATCCCGCGCGGTCGCGCGGTTCAACTACCAGGCGGGTATCATTACCCGCCGAGCGTCAATGAGCACAAGGAGAGACCAATGGATTACCTGATCCTATCCGACGACAACGGCGGCACCGCTCGGCTGACAACGGACCCCTCGGCGAGCAGCTACGGGATTCCCGTGTTGGTCCTCGACGCCAACGTGCGTGCCCGCCCGGCTCATGGCACACGACGCCAGCAACCGGGCGGGCACGACCGGGGATTCTCATCGGTGGTGTCGCGGAGGTTTGTCGCGATCCGAGACCCGATCCCGGCGGAGATGCCGCAACGTCCGCCGAGACCACATCGCCGGTCGAGATCCGCCCCCACCTACGCGCTCCGCCGGGACCGGCTGAAGGGCGCCGGTCCCGACTCCGTGCTTCGGTCCGGGCTCCGCGGCACGACATAACCGGCTCAAGAGTTGAGCGTGACCGGGCGGTGATTGGCCAACGACGCCAAACACCGCCCGGCTCATGGCACTGGACGCGGGCAACCGGGCGGGCACGACCGGGCGATTCTCAGCGTTGGAGCGATCAGACGCGACGATCCCCTCTGCGAGAGTGGCAAACCCGTCGCGCACTCATCGCCGAGTTCGGCCCGCCTTGATTGTCCGAAGCAAACCCAGCGCAGTTCGGAGAAGCCTCGCCGAATCCCGTCGTCGACGCGCAAAGATCTCCTTCAGGCTGCTGATCAGCGTGGTCACGATGGCACCAAGGGAAAGGATTGCGGTCAGGCCGAGGAACCATGGATCCCGCAGGGCACGGTCGGTCCAGGAAGGCGCCACCTCGGAGGGCTTGGCCCCGAAACGTTCGATGCGCATCGTGCCCTTTGCAGGCTCGGTATAGACGATCATGCGAAAAGGCTTGGGCCCGCGTGCGCCGGGAGCGTCAGCATGAACGGAAAGATAGCCGTAAGCAGTAACCTCTTTGGGCGGTTTCTCCCGACCGAGAGTTCTGCTAGCCAGAAAGCTGATCCGGTCGCCGTGGGCCAGCGTTCCTTCTTGGACGGTGATGGGATTCTGCCGCCAGAGAAGGCTCTGACGGATCGCGAACGACCCTTTGTCGAGCAGACCAGTCGCCCCCCCCTTTACGACGGTTCCGACTTTGATCTCCCCGGACATCGGTTGTGAGCCACTCTCGGCCAGAACAGCCCTTCGAATGATCATTTGGCTGTGTACCGGCAATGTTTCGAATCCTTCGCCGAGCAGGGCGTTGCCAAGGTCCATTCCGCCTTCGGGAACGGCATCCAGATGGACCAGGATGTCTCCGTCGCCCGTCGAGCGAAGGATGACCCGGGTCTCGCGATCCCAAACGAAGGTCAATTTCTTGGTGAGTTTCGTGACGGCAAAGTGTCTGCGATCGCAGACCTTGGTGGAGAATTGTTGGGTTTTCGGCGGCGTCGAGGTTCTCGAACAGAGGATCACGCCGGGTTGAAGACTCCACTGGCTACGCTCGCTTCCGTCCGGGAGAAATTCCGCGCCATAGGTCACCACGTCGAGCAGGTACGAATGCTTCGTTGGTAGGACAATGGCAAGAAACAGGAATGCCACGACTAAAAGCAGGCTCACGACGCTCGCCCAAGGGACTCCGCCCTCACGATCTCGCGATTTGACCCGCAGCCGTGTCGTCATTGCGCCACGGGTCGATCGATGGTGATCTCCACGGGATCTTCGTAGGTACCCATCGTCATGCGGTTGATTTCGACATTGATCTGTCCGCCCTCGAGAAGATCTGCAGCGATCCTACAGCGACGATCGAAGCCGACATCCGCGCCGCCCGGGACGGGCTCGCAGTAGGGTGGATCGTGCTCATCGTCGCAGGGGGGCGAAACGAGCTCATCGCCGTCACGCCTCACGGTCGCACTGACCTCCCTCGCGTCTTGGCTATTGACCAGGATAATGATGCACCTGCCCGCTTCCTCAGGGGCGATCCGCCACAGAGAAACAGCGTGCTCCGAAGAACTGTCGCCGCATCGGCCGCGGGTCACGGCGACAGCGAGCTCCTCCGGACCGAGCTTCGACAATGCATCCCAGTTATTGTCCTTGATGACGACATCGAGGCTCGTTTCCTTGCCGCGGCTCTCGGCGGTGACGTCATACTCGACAAGACCCTCGTAGAGCGCATCGTCGCTCAGAAAGCGCGCGCAGATCGACTCGCCCGCCTGCCACCCTTCCGGGATTCCGGCGATCAAGCTCCGCTCGTTGGCCAACTCGCCGCGGGGCTCCAACATGACTCCGACGACGATGCGCGGCGCCGAGACATCCGCGCCGGTCTTGAGCTCGTCGATTGGCTTGGGTTCGGTCTTCGCCGCGAGGTGCGGAAAATCCGTTACGCCCAACGGGTAAGCCGGCGCCGCCGCCCCGAGAGTTGTTGTGAGCGTCAATATCGACAGCCGCTTCAACACAGTCACGATCTTGCCTCCACGCTTCCGAGAAGTGATCATCCTGGCAAGGTGCCATTCTTCCATCAACAGACTCAAATGCGAAAGCCGATGTCACCGGCGTTGCTTCGAACACTCTGCGGGCTCGTCGGGCTGTCGTTGACGCCGGTTTCTACAACTGCAGAGCCGGTTTCGGTCAATCGCAAGAGCGGCCAGGGTTTTGCGGTTTCCTATCGCAACAACTGCTACGTGCTCCTCCCTCAACATGTCCATGGCACGAGTCCCTCTCTGACGCTTGCGACCGGGTCGCCGCCGATCGTCGGCGAGGCTAAGGTGATCGAGCGTTTCGATCCAGGAATGGACCTCTCGGTCGCCTTCGTAACGGGCGGTTTGGAGGGGCGCTGCGCGCCGCAGTGGGAAGATCTTCCGAGAAAGATCGATCAGTTGATCTCCCCGGGAGGCCAGGTCACCTTCGTCACCGTCTCGGAGGGCGGGGTGATCAACCGTCTTCCGGCCATAGTCGAACTTGTCAGCTATGAGTATATGGTGATTGATCTTGGCAGAGATGTTGAAAAAAGCATCTTCCAAGGGCGTAGCGGCAGTGTGGTCCTCGCAGGAAACGCGCCGGTTGGAATGATCGTGAAAACCGGCTGTGAGGATGTGATCGAGCTTCCCGCCGAGAGCAAACTGCGCGCCGACGGTAAACAAGGATGCGTCCTGCGCATGGATGCTATCGTCGATCGAGCCAGGCGCTTAATCGAGCGTGGTTCAACCGATGTTATGCCGCCACCGCTTTCGCCCGAGCCACCCGAGTCGCAAGAACTCGGACTCGTCGGTCTCGCCGGCCGAATCTTGACATGCTCTTCGGAGGGCGCCGTGCCGGAAGCTGGTTGTTGGAGTCTCGAGGAAGGCTCTGGACCTCTCCTGATCGCGCCGGGAGATTTGCCGTTCAGCATCGTGGTGGAGTTGTCTGGAGCTGACGCGACCCCTGTCTCCCGGGTGCGATTGGCGTCGCGGCCATCTTCCGAAGGACAGACGGTTCCAAAGAACGTGATCGTGGACTTCAACGCCGGGACTAAGAAACGGCCCAACTGGAAGGAGTTCCGAATGGGGGACATGACACCTTTCGGCGATCTCGATCTACTGAACGGGATGGCCCCCAGGACAAGAGCCGTTCGACTGACGATCGTCGATGCTTGGGCGGATGGCTTGCCCCTGCAACTGGATCGTATCGAGGTCAGGTAGCTTTCCGCGTCTCGATCGGCTCAGTTCAGTAGCGGAATGCGGATCCTGGCCGGCGTGCCGCTGCCATTGACGAGAAAATCCCCGACAAGTGCTCCTGTTTCGTCCGAGGTCATTACAGCGTGGCCGTTGATGTTGAAGCTCCACTCGCCGGTCATCACCCGCTCGCCGTTTAAGAGAAGTGCACAATAACGCTTGTTGTTGAGGAAAGGCCAACACTTCAATTCGTCTTCGTAAGAACCGATAGCGAACGTGTAAAATCCTTGCCTGCGATCACTCGACCAGCTGCCCTTCATGCGGCTGAGCCACTCGTAGATTTGCGTAAGGTCCTTGTCTTCGATGGGTATAGCGAACTCGGCAACGAAATTGCCGCCGGCATCGAGAACCGCTTTTACCGCCGCTGCACGCATGTAAGGGTCGCTCGATGTGAGGCCGCTTTCCTTCGCGACCTGCACTAAGGTGGCATCGCCACTTTGCAACAGAGCCTCCATCGCGGCGATGCGTTTGTTACGGTCCGGATTCGCGAGTAGATCCTGGGCGCGGCTGATCTCGTCTGCTCTGCCTTCGATGCTGGCGGTAATCTCGTCCACCGACATTTTCGAGGCTGCCGACATGGCCGTCAAAAGGATAGAGGTGACAAAGAGGAGAGTTGCAAGGAATGCTTTCATGGTAGACAGCTCCGGATTTTGATCTATAGGCATTCTGAAAGAAGCCTACATCCCCTCGCAAGCTCGCAATAGCCCGCACGAATGTGAGAGGAGCGTGCCCGCCCGGCTCATGGCGAGAGGCGCCAGCATCCGGGCGGGCACGACCGGGGATTCTCATCGGTGGTTCGGCGAGCCTTGAGGCGATCAGGCAAGGCGATCCCGGCTGAGGGCACCATGTCAGCGGCACATGGGGCCATCGTAGAACGTGAGCGCCGCGGGTCCGGATGTGGCGACGTCTTCACGCGCCACGACAGCTGGCGACGGGCCGCGCTCGCGTCGAACCGTCTGTGCTGCCACCCACAAGCGGATCTAACCATTCCCGTTCGCAGCGGCTTTAATCTGGCATGTCGATGTCGCGAAGGCGACACGTTGCTCTCGCAACGGGCCGTATTGACTGGTACGTCGTTGAAAAGCCGGTCGCTATCATTGGTCCGTCGTTTGCTGGGGACAGCCAAAGCACAACAGCAGGGCAGAACGATCCCATGCGACCAAACCCGATACGGAAACCGAGAGCGCAGGCAGAGGCAGTATCTATTTCACG
The nucleotide sequence above comes from Thiocapsa rosea. Encoded proteins:
- a CDS encoding DUF6573 family protein; its protein translation is MRLNLFDGGVMIYAYTRAQALDDGRLIDVTDLACDAGFKVPVALTAKVWADCVVWDQAREVAPQDETGRLWDLLAMAHLAARGRPHSGRLTFSVLRIGSGRLRPSRVTLALVIGPGDRGEPVITIMQPDED
- a CDS encoding ATP-binding protein — encoded protein: MFRKAEKRQARLRLALCGPSGSGKTYSALLIAQGLAPGGKIALIDTERGSGELYADLTAYDVAPLEPPYTPGRYIEIIRAAESAGYDVLVIDSLSHAWTGEGGILDMHDRATSASRSGNSFAAWREVTPKHNALVDAIIGAGLHVVVTMRTKTAYDLTDDGTGKKKPIKIGLSPVQRDGMEYEFTTVVDLSVDNHVATATKDRTRLFDGEHFVPTVATGEALRDWLNIGKDPAAESKRTLKALKASATRIGSVPELETWWRSRSAEIGLLTPSDRETLTGHCAGRKLAIIESAAKARATEENEEHEETPKRRGNGEDRPAAGIDALKAATL
- a CDS encoding siphovirus Gp157 family protein: MKPTIKLYDLSSDYLAALDALAEIEDLPPEAIADTLDGLAGAWEDKALNVARYVRNLEAEAAAIDEAKKRMDARAKSTASRAARLKSYLKAELERTGLKPKAPDLALRLQNNPKSVAIDDAALIPEEYRHTETVETILKAEIAAALKSGKAIPGAHLVHSQRLVIQ
- the ssb gene encoding single-stranded DNA-binding protein; protein product: MSGINKVILIGNLGADPEIRYTPSGDAVATLRIATSETWKDKQTGERMERTEWHRVILWRRLGEIAQQYLRKGSKVYIEGKLTTRKWTDQSGQDRYTTEIQGNEMQMLDGRPAEAGERPRGSAGYNRSTESPRAQAPEPPPADFDDDIPF
- a CDS encoding HEAT repeat domain-containing protein; this translates as MKAFLATLLFVTSILLTAMSAASKMSVDEITASIEGRADEISRAQDLLANPDRNKRIAAMEALLQSGDATLVQVAKESGLTSSDPYMRAAAVKAVLDAGGNFVAEFAIPIEDKDLTQIYEWLSRMKGSWSSDRRQGFYTFAIGSYEDELKCWPFLNNKRYCALLLNGERVMTGEWSFNINGHAVMTSDETGALVGDFLVNGSGTPARIRIPLLN